Part of the Streptomyces europaeiscabiei genome is shown below.
CGTGTGTCCGGCCGTATGCGGCCTATGCCCGGTCCTTCGCGCCGTCGTGCTGTGCGGGTACGCGCCCCCGGTCGTGGTGGTCGTCGTCGGCGCCCTTGAGTTCCTCGTGCTCCTTGAGGCGGGTGCGCAGGTCGCGGACCTCGCGTTCCAGGGCGTGGGAGCGTTCGTGGGCGTCGTAGAGGTAGCGGACCTTGGTGCGCAGGGCCCAGGGGTCGACGGGTTTCATGACGAGGTCGGCGACGCCGAGGCGGAAGGCGGCTGCGGTGAGTTCGGCGTCGGGGCCGAAGCCGGTGAGGAGGATGACGGGGATGTGCTGGGTCTGTTCCACGCCGCGCATGTAGTGGACGACGTCGAGGCCGCTGACGCCGGGCATGCGGACGTCGAGGAGGAGCAGGCCGACCTGGCCGCGGAGGACTTCCTTGAGTGCCGCGTCGCCGCTGGTGGCGCGCGTCAGGCGGTAGCCCAGCGGGGCCAGGGCGCTCTCCAGGGCGTACAGCGTGTCCTCATGGTCGTCGACGATGAGGATCCTGGCTTCCGACGGCATGACCTCTCACGGCGTGTAGTCGTTGCCTGACAAGGAGTGCTCACGCAGGATGCCCGTCGGCGGGCTCGATGTCACTCCCCTGCGTCTGGCGCTGTGCCGGTCGTGCCCACTGTGCCGTTGAGCGCGTCGTCCGCGATGCGTTCGTGGTGCCGGATGACCTCGGCGATGATGAAGTTCAGCAGCTTCTCGGCGAACGCCGGATCCAGCTTGGCACTTTCGGCGAGTCCGCGCAGGCGGTTGATCTGTTGTGCCTCGCGGCCGGGGTCGGCGGGGGGCAGTTGGTGCGCGGCCTTGAGGTGGCCGACCCGTTGGGTGCATTTGAAGCGTTCGGCGAGCATGTGGACGACGGCGGCGTCGATGTTGTCGATGCTGTCGCGCAGCCGGGTGAGTTCCGCCCGGACGTCCGGGTCGACCTCGTCGGCCGGCGCGGCCGCGATGTTCGCGTCGTCGGTGTTGCTGGTGGTCATGGTCGTCACCCTAGCGACGCTGTGGTTCGGTGCCCGCACCGGCTTAGAGTGGAACGTATCGGGGCGTCTTTGGGGGTGCGGACGTGGCGAACGGCGGACCTGTCGAGCACGGCTACCCGCATCTGGACACCGTGCGGGCGTCGATCACCGCGCTGTACAAGCGGCTCTCGTACGACACGATCCAGCTGTTCGCCACCAGTGTGGCACCCGTCGACGTGGCGTTCTGCGACACGGACGATCTCCATCTGGGTGCGCAGCGGGTGGCGCGGGAGCTGGTGCGGCACTATCGGCTGCCGGAGGCCCGGATGGTCGTCGGTTTCCGGGAGATGACCCATGCGGCGAGCGTCGAGCTGGCGGCGGGGCCCGAGTACTTCGTCGAGCTGAACGACCGGTTCCGCAGGCACCGGCGGGACATCGGGGCGGCGCTCGCGCACGAGGTCATGCACGTCTATCTGCACCGGCTCGGGCTGTCCTTCCCCGGCACGCGTGAGAACGAGATTCTCACGGACACGGCGGCGGCATATCTGGGGGCGGGGTGGCTGCTGCTGGACGCGTACCGGGAGGATTCCGCGTCGTCGCAGAAGCTGGGGTATCTGACGCCGGAGGAGTTCGGGTACGTGCTGGCCAAGCGGGCGCAGGTGTTCGGTGAGGATCCCTCGGTGTGGTTCACCAGCGCGCAGGCGTATTCCGCGTATGCGCAGGGCCGGGTGCGGGCTCGCCGGGACGAGCGGCAGCCGCCGCTGACGGCGGCGGGGTGGGCGGGGCGGCGGCGGTACGCGCGGGATCGGCGCCATGCGCAGGACCTGCGGTCGGGCTCGGCGGGGTCGGGGGTGCCGTATGTGTTCACGCCTGAGGGGCGGGGGCCGCTGCGGGTGTCGTTTCCCTGTCCGACGTGTCATCAGAGGATTCGGGTGCCGGTTCGGGGGCGGGTTCGGGCGCGGTGTGGGTTGTGTCGGACGGTTCT
Proteins encoded:
- a CDS encoding response regulator; protein product: MPSEARILIVDDHEDTLYALESALAPLGYRLTRATSGDAALKEVLRGQVGLLLLDVRMPGVSGLDVVHYMRGVEQTQHIPVILLTGFGPDAELTAAAFRLGVADLVMKPVDPWALRTKVRYLYDAHERSHALEREVRDLRTRLKEHEELKGADDDHHDRGRVPAQHDGAKDRA
- a CDS encoding chorismate mutase; the encoded protein is MTTSNTDDANIAAAPADEVDPDVRAELTRLRDSIDNIDAAVVHMLAERFKCTQRVGHLKAAHQLPPADPGREAQQINRLRGLAESAKLDPAFAEKLLNFIIAEVIRHHERIADDALNGTVGTTGTAPDAGE